A genome region from Cyanobacteria bacterium QS_8_64_29 includes the following:
- a CDS encoding 23S rRNA (guanosine(2251)-2'-O)-methyltransferase RlmB: protein MSERSTPAPRKRKSARERPNRKGAPPSNRAKPKRSAEPEPDGAAEELVYGRRTVLATLESERPLNRIWIAPRLRYSAPFHALLDRAKGRGAAIEEVPPHRLDRIVKGGNHQGVAAQVSPYAYCDLAVLTEQALARRDRATLVVCDGITDPHNLGAIARSAEAFGAAGLVLPKRRASAITATAMKVAAGALERISVARVANIARTLDQLKASGFWIYGTAEGGRHSLEQAEFDRPIALAIGSEAQGLSLLVQRRCDVLVSVPLIGQTASLNASAAAAVALYEIERQRRARRPIIDAAGGSSA, encoded by the coding sequence ATGAGCGAGCGATCGACACCAGCGCCCCGCAAGCGCAAATCTGCCCGAGAGCGCCCCAACCGCAAGGGAGCGCCTCCCAGCAACCGGGCCAAGCCCAAGCGCAGTGCCGAGCCGGAGCCGGATGGCGCCGCCGAGGAGCTCGTCTACGGCCGCCGTACCGTGCTGGCGACCTTGGAGAGCGAGCGGCCTCTCAATCGCATCTGGATCGCCCCGCGCTTGCGCTACAGCGCGCCGTTCCACGCGCTGCTCGATCGGGCCAAGGGCCGCGGGGCAGCCATTGAGGAGGTGCCGCCGCACCGCTTGGATCGCATCGTCAAAGGCGGCAACCACCAGGGGGTCGCGGCGCAGGTCTCGCCCTATGCCTACTGCGATTTGGCGGTCTTGACCGAGCAGGCGCTGGCCCGACGTGATCGCGCCACGCTGGTGGTCTGCGACGGCATTACCGATCCCCACAACTTGGGCGCGATTGCCCGCTCGGCAGAGGCCTTCGGCGCAGCAGGGTTGGTCTTGCCCAAGCGGCGCGCCAGCGCCATTACGGCAACGGCCATGAAAGTCGCAGCCGGGGCGCTCGAGCGCATTAGCGTGGCGCGGGTGGCTAACATTGCCCGCACGCTGGACCAGCTCAAAGCGAGCGGGTTTTGGATTTACGGAACGGCTGAGGGCGGCCGCCATTCGCTGGAGCAAGCCGAGTTCGACCGCCCCATCGCACTGGCGATCGGCTCTGAGGCCCAGGGCCTGAGCTTGCTGGTGCAGCGCCGCTGCGACGTGCTGGTCTCGGTTCCGCTGATCGGGCAGACCGCCAGCCTCAATGCCTCGGCAGCCGCCGCAGTGGCCCTATACGAGATCGAGCGCCAGCGCCGCGCCCGCCGTCCCATCATCGATGCCGCCGGAGGCAGCTCGGCATGA
- a CDS encoding RNA methyltransferase, translating into MSTPRIVLVEPSGALNLGAIARAMKNMALRELVLVNPHCDPKAQAAQRMAVHASDILAQARQATSLPQALQGCQRAIATTARPRQFHAPLESPREALPWLLEAPSALVFGPEERGLSNAELNCAQRFVAIPSNPDYPSLNLAAAVTVCAYELYQARRSPAPAARDAIPAPQGEAAPLEELEAYYQHLESVLLQIGHLAPHTAPARMLKLRRLYNRARLTREELALLRGTLRQTEWAISQPPSAGSGPSS; encoded by the coding sequence CTGTCTACACCGCGAATCGTGCTGGTTGAGCCCAGCGGTGCGCTCAACCTCGGGGCCATCGCGCGCGCCATGAAAAACATGGCCCTGCGCGAGTTGGTGCTGGTCAACCCGCACTGCGATCCGAAAGCTCAAGCGGCCCAACGCATGGCCGTCCATGCCAGCGACATCCTGGCGCAGGCCCGGCAGGCAACCAGCTTGCCCCAAGCGCTGCAGGGCTGCCAGCGCGCGATCGCCACAACCGCTCGCCCCCGGCAGTTCCACGCGCCGCTGGAGTCGCCGCGCGAGGCGCTGCCGTGGCTTTTGGAGGCGCCCTCGGCTTTGGTTTTTGGCCCCGAGGAGCGCGGTTTGAGCAATGCCGAGCTCAACTGCGCCCAGCGCTTTGTCGCCATCCCCAGCAACCCCGACTATCCCTCGCTCAACCTGGCCGCAGCCGTTACCGTCTGTGCCTACGAGCTCTATCAGGCCCGCCGTTCGCCAGCCCCGGCCGCTCGCGACGCAATCCCGGCGCCTCAGGGCGAGGCGGCACCGCTAGAGGAACTCGAGGCCTACTACCAACACCTCGAGTCGGTTTTACTGCAGATCGGGCACTTGGCGCCGCACACGGCGCCAGCGCGCATGCTCAAGCTGCGGCGCCTCTACAACCGAGCGCGTTTGACGCGCGAGGAGCTCGCCTTGCTGCGCGGTACCCTGCGCCAAACCGAATGGGCCATCTCGCAGCCCCCCTCTGCCGGCAGCGGCCCTAGCAGCTAG
- a CDS encoding nitrogenase codes for MKGTQSRSTAATFYTDAQIATWLRGLLAVAWADGDFSPDEREAIGRIAQQELAPTVELGELERIEPAELAQVLGGDRATAENFMRTAVMVAIADGLYTPAESQLLNAFAQALGLELEALKSLERTLSDGNDTASGGDVRAASASQQSDGSAYPHTDLLQPVKEWLQGVEVRDPRLARFICRMIPAQCPFEREIKLFGYKIVRIPPLCKLNPLYEQLVDLRFRALSYLADECGEDVSQYV; via the coding sequence ATGAAAGGGACTCAATCGCGCTCGACGGCGGCGACCTTCTATACCGACGCCCAAATCGCAACCTGGTTGCGCGGCCTGCTGGCGGTTGCTTGGGCCGATGGCGATTTCAGCCCGGACGAGCGGGAAGCGATCGGCCGCATCGCGCAACAGGAGCTGGCACCCACGGTAGAGTTAGGCGAGCTAGAGCGCATCGAACCGGCCGAACTAGCCCAAGTCCTGGGCGGTGATCGCGCCACCGCCGAGAATTTCATGCGCACGGCCGTGATGGTGGCGATCGCCGACGGGCTCTATACCCCGGCCGAGTCCCAGCTGCTGAATGCCTTCGCGCAAGCGCTGGGTTTGGAGCTGGAGGCGCTCAAATCGCTGGAGCGAACGCTCAGCGATGGAAACGACACCGCTAGTGGCGGTGACGTTCGTGCCGCTTCGGCATCGCAGCAATCCGATGGCAGCGCCTATCCCCACACGGATCTGCTGCAACCGGTCAAGGAATGGTTGCAAGGAGTCGAGGTGCGCGATCCGCGCCTGGCGCGCTTTATTTGTAGAATGATCCCGGCGCAGTGCCCGTTCGAGCGCGAAATTAAGCTCTTTGGGTACAAGATCGTGCGCATCCCGCCGCTGTGCAAGCTCAACCCGCTCTACGAGCAGTTGGTCGATCTGCGCTTTCGCGCCCTGTCTTACCTGGCCGATGAGTGCGGCGAGGACGTCTCGCAATACGTCTAG
- a CDS encoding GTPase ObgE, producing MALVDRATIEVEAGRGGDGLVAFHREKYVPAGGPSGGSGGDGGAIALVASENLQTLLDFQYSPSFRAASGQRGGPKNRTGASGADRHIAVPCGTVAYDAETGERLGDLVAPGQTLTVARGGRGGWGNRRYLSNHNRAPERARAGGAGQRRRLALELKLLADVGVVGLPNAGKSTLIAALSQARPKIADYPFTTLAPNLGVVRHPGGDSAVWADIPGLIAGAHAGVGLGHDFLRHIERTRALVHAIDMTAPDPIADFKTLRAELAAYQPQLARRASAIALTKADALDSAMQSAIAQALSERTEAPIHCISAVSGAGLEALLASVQAALADPAAPAGAGNVALPQASW from the coding sequence ATGGCGTTGGTCGATCGCGCCACAATCGAGGTCGAAGCCGGCCGCGGCGGGGACGGCCTCGTGGCCTTTCACCGCGAAAAATACGTGCCGGCCGGTGGCCCCTCCGGTGGCAGCGGTGGCGACGGCGGCGCGATCGCGCTGGTGGCAAGCGAGAACCTGCAAACGCTGCTGGACTTTCAATATTCGCCCAGCTTTAGGGCAGCCAGCGGCCAGCGAGGCGGCCCCAAAAATCGCACCGGGGCCAGCGGGGCGGACCGGCATATTGCCGTTCCCTGCGGGACAGTCGCCTACGACGCCGAGACAGGCGAGCGCTTAGGCGATCTGGTCGCGCCCGGGCAAACGCTAACGGTCGCGCGCGGCGGCCGCGGCGGTTGGGGCAACCGCCGCTACTTGAGCAATCACAATCGTGCTCCCGAACGGGCCCGCGCCGGCGGTGCCGGCCAGAGGCGGCGCTTGGCGCTCGAGCTCAAGCTGCTGGCCGATGTGGGGGTGGTGGGCCTGCCCAACGCCGGCAAATCCACCCTCATTGCCGCGCTATCGCAAGCCCGGCCCAAAATTGCCGATTACCCGTTTACGACGCTTGCGCCCAATCTGGGCGTCGTCCGCCATCCCGGTGGGGATAGCGCGGTCTGGGCCGATATTCCGGGGCTGATCGCGGGCGCGCATGCCGGCGTGGGTCTGGGCCATGACTTTCTGCGCCACATCGAGCGCACGCGGGCGCTGGTTCACGCCATCGATATGACCGCGCCCGATCCCATTGCCGATTTCAAAACACTGCGAGCCGAGCTGGCCGCGTACCAGCCGCAGCTCGCGCGGCGAGCGAGCGCCATTGCCCTCACCAAAGCCGATGCCCTCGATTCGGCCATGCAATCCGCCATCGCCCAAGCGCTATCCGAGCGCACCGAAGCGCCCATCCATTGCATCTCGGCAGTCAGCGGCGCCGGTTTGGAGGCATTGCTGGCGTCCGTGCAAGCCGCCCTGGCCGACCCGGCAGCACCTGCGGGGGCTGGGAACGTTGCGCTGCCTCAGGCGTCTTGGTAG
- a CDS encoding OstA family protein, with protein sequence MLAGIVTVAALPGAGRTQTSNGGNESALTIRADTQRANSQTGVITAEGNVRIAYPARDIQATAAQAKYYRDKRRLVLSGGVYVLQEGNSLRAERVTYSVDRDHLVAESAQKQQVQATYVLPKQSQAQQ encoded by the coding sequence TTGCTGGCCGGCATCGTAACTGTTGCGGCGCTGCCAGGGGCGGGACGCACCCAAACCAGCAATGGCGGCAACGAATCGGCCCTGACCATCCGCGCGGACACCCAGCGCGCCAATTCCCAAACTGGAGTCATTACGGCCGAAGGCAACGTTCGGATTGCCTACCCAGCACGCGACATCCAGGCAACAGCGGCGCAGGCCAAATACTACCGCGACAAGCGGCGCCTGGTTCTGAGCGGCGGCGTCTACGTCCTGCAAGAGGGCAACAGCTTGCGCGCCGAGCGCGTCACGTACTCGGTTGATCGCGATCACTTGGTGGCCGAATCGGCCCAGAAGCAGCAAGTGCAAGCCACTTACGTTTTGCCCAAGCAGTCGCAAGCTCAGCAGTAA
- the lptB gene encoding LPS export ABC transporter ATP-binding protein, which yields MTVVLKDVRKRYGRHTVVGGVDLSVSPGEIVGLLGPNGAGKTTTFYTATGLVKPDVGSVWLGARNITPLPLERRSRLGIGYLPQQPSIFRHMSVGDNLRLALEHSRVPRSERRERLHELLAEFDLAAIARRQSTQVSGGERRRTELARALATDRRGPRFLLLDEPFAGVDPIAVTELQATITRLRERGIGMLLTDHNVRETLAIVDRAYILKSGEVLAAGTASELYRNPLVRQYYLGESFQP from the coding sequence TTGACTGTCGTTCTGAAAGATGTCCGCAAGCGCTACGGCCGGCACACGGTCGTTGGCGGTGTCGATCTGAGTGTCTCGCCGGGCGAGATTGTGGGCTTGCTGGGTCCTAATGGGGCGGGCAAGACTACCACGTTTTACACCGCTACTGGCCTGGTCAAACCCGATGTCGGTAGCGTCTGGTTGGGGGCGCGCAATATTACGCCCCTACCGCTAGAGCGACGCTCGCGGTTGGGCATCGGTTACCTGCCGCAGCAGCCCAGCATTTTCCGCCACATGAGCGTGGGCGATAACCTGCGCTTGGCCCTCGAGCACAGCCGAGTGCCCCGTTCCGAGCGGCGCGAGCGCTTGCACGAGTTGCTAGCCGAATTCGATTTGGCGGCGATCGCCCGGCGCCAGAGCACGCAGGTCTCGGGCGGCGAGCGGCGGCGCACCGAGCTGGCGCGCGCCCTGGCAACGGACCGCCGGGGGCCGAGGTTTTTGCTGCTGGACGAACCGTTTGCGGGGGTGGATCCCATTGCGGTAACCGAGCTGCAAGCCACGATCACGCGGTTGCGCGAGCGCGGCATTGGCATGCTGCTCACCGATCACAACGTGCGCGAGACGCTCGCTATCGTCGATCGGGCCTACATCCTCAAAAGCGGCGAGGTTTTGGCAGCCGGCACGGCCAGCGAGCTCTATCGCAACCCCCTCGTGCGGCAGTATTACCTGGGCGAGAGCTTCCAACCCTAG
- a CDS encoding permease codes for MSRKPLGPSVLDRYLLRELLLPFLFGIGLFAAIGISVGSLFELVRRVTDSGLPWQVAAEVLLLRVPQFVAYAFPMATLLASLMAYSRLSSDSELVAMRSIGIGTVRLIAPAIALGLIVTGLTFLFNELIVPAANQQASTTLERALDREDPGLQKRNILFAQYREVGDGGQGKVLSRLFYAERFDGERMRGLTVLDRSQQSVRQIVSAQSATWNPAQNRWDFYNGTNYLIAADESFRNIVRFEHQALDLPKTPLKLAQTDRDADEMSWAQARERLQTLRGHGSERELRKLRVRIHQKVSLPFACLIFGFLGAALGVKPPHAGRGTSFGISILVVFGYYVVFSLTGAMAQVGTIPPLLGGWVPNLLGLSSGGYLLLRAAR; via the coding sequence CTGTCACGCAAGCCATTAGGGCCTTCCGTGCTAGACCGTTACCTGCTACGAGAACTCCTGCTGCCGTTTTTATTCGGCATTGGCCTGTTTGCTGCCATCGGCATCTCGGTGGGCAGCCTGTTCGAGCTGGTGCGCCGCGTTACCGATTCGGGGCTGCCGTGGCAAGTTGCCGCCGAAGTTCTGCTGCTCAGGGTGCCGCAGTTTGTGGCCTATGCCTTCCCCATGGCCACGCTGCTGGCTAGCTTGATGGCCTACAGCCGCCTGAGCAGCGATAGCGAGCTCGTGGCCATGCGCAGCATTGGCATCGGCACGGTTCGCCTGATTGCGCCGGCTATTGCCTTGGGCCTGATCGTGACCGGATTGACGTTTCTGTTTAACGAGCTGATCGTCCCGGCGGCCAACCAGCAAGCCTCCACCACGCTGGAGCGCGCGCTCGATCGCGAGGATCCGGGGCTCCAAAAGCGCAACATCCTGTTTGCTCAATACCGCGAGGTGGGGGATGGCGGGCAGGGCAAAGTGCTATCGCGCCTGTTTTATGCCGAGCGCTTCGACGGCGAGCGCATGCGCGGGCTGACGGTCCTCGATCGCTCCCAACAGTCGGTGCGCCAAATCGTCTCCGCCCAATCCGCCACCTGGAATCCCGCCCAGAACCGCTGGGATTTTTACAACGGCACCAACTACCTGATTGCCGCCGATGAGTCGTTTCGCAACATCGTTCGCTTCGAGCACCAAGCGCTGGATCTGCCCAAGACGCCGCTCAAGTTGGCCCAAACGGATCGCGATGCCGACGAGATGAGCTGGGCGCAGGCCCGCGAGCGCTTGCAAACGCTGCGCGGGCACGGCAGCGAGCGCGAGCTGCGCAAGCTGCGCGTGCGCATCCACCAGAAAGTATCGCTGCCCTTTGCCTGCCTCATTTTTGGTTTTTTGGGCGCTGCCTTGGGCGTCAAGCCGCCGCACGCCGGCCGAGGCACTAGCTTCGGCATCAGCATCCTGGTGGTGTTTGGCTACTATGTCGTCTTTTCGCTAACTGGCGCCATGGCGCAGGTGGGGACGATTCCGCCGCTGCTAGGGGGCTGGGTGCCCAACTTGCTGGGCCTGAGCAGCGGCGGCTACTTGCTGCTTCGGGCCGCTCGCTAG
- a CDS encoding NADP-dependent isocitrate dehydrogenase (Converts isocitrate to alpha ketoglutarate), which yields MYDKIEPPTTGSRIRYQDGQPVVPDEPIIPFIRGDGIGADIWPATQRVLDAAVAAAYGDRRRIRWFQVFAGSEACDRYGAQQHLPADTRNAIRDCGIAIKGPLATPVGGGIRSLNVALRQQNDLYACVRPSRHYPGVPSPHKYPERLDAIVYRENTEDLYLGVEWAQGSEVGSELIRQLNESLIPATAEQQGLQIPPDAGIGIKPISKTGSQRLVRRAIRHAQQLPPGKRTVTLVHKGNIMKYTEGAFRDWGYELATTEFRHACVTERESWILGNQEADPELSVAGNARQLEPGFDVLPAQQRDACAREVRAVLDAIGETHGGGQWRDKVLVNDRIADSAFQQIQTRPEAYSILATTNLNGDYLSDAATALVGGLGMGPGANIGDRCAIFEATHGTAPRHAGRDRANPSSLILSGAMMLEFLGWQEAANAIHRGVGSAIAAREVTYDLARLMEPPVEPPLSCSAFAEAIAGHFEAGNG from the coding sequence ATGTACGACAAGATTGAACCGCCAACCACCGGGAGCCGCATTCGCTACCAGGACGGTCAACCGGTGGTACCGGATGAGCCCATCATCCCCTTCATTCGCGGTGATGGCATTGGTGCCGACATTTGGCCGGCCACCCAGCGGGTGCTGGATGCGGCCGTGGCGGCTGCCTACGGGGATCGGCGCCGGATTCGCTGGTTCCAGGTTTTTGCCGGCAGCGAAGCCTGCGATCGCTACGGCGCCCAGCAGCACCTACCGGCCGATACCCGCAACGCCATCCGCGACTGCGGCATCGCCATTAAAGGACCGCTCGCGACGCCCGTAGGCGGCGGCATCCGCTCGCTCAACGTGGCCCTGCGGCAGCAAAACGATCTCTACGCCTGCGTCCGCCCGTCGCGCCACTACCCGGGGGTCCCTTCGCCCCACAAGTACCCGGAGCGGCTGGATGCCATTGTCTATCGCGAAAACACCGAAGACCTCTACCTGGGCGTCGAATGGGCCCAGGGCAGTGAAGTTGGCAGCGAGCTCATCCGCCAGCTCAACGAGAGCCTCATTCCGGCCACAGCCGAGCAACAAGGCTTGCAGATCCCGCCTGATGCTGGCATCGGCATCAAGCCCATTAGCAAAACCGGCTCCCAACGCCTGGTCCGCCGCGCCATCCGGCACGCGCAGCAGCTGCCCCCCGGCAAGCGCACCGTCACCCTGGTGCACAAAGGCAACATCATGAAATACACCGAGGGAGCCTTTCGCGACTGGGGCTACGAACTGGCCACCACTGAGTTTCGCCACGCCTGCGTCACCGAGCGCGAGTCCTGGATCTTGGGCAACCAGGAGGCGGATCCCGAGCTGTCAGTGGCGGGCAACGCCCGCCAGCTCGAGCCGGGCTTTGACGTGCTCCCGGCCCAGCAGCGCGATGCCTGCGCTCGCGAAGTCCGAGCGGTGCTGGATGCCATTGGCGAAACCCACGGGGGCGGCCAGTGGCGCGATAAGGTCCTGGTCAACGATCGCATTGCCGATAGCGCCTTCCAGCAGATCCAGACCCGCCCCGAGGCCTACTCCATTTTGGCCACGACCAACCTCAACGGCGACTACCTCTCGGACGCGGCAACTGCCCTGGTTGGCGGCCTAGGCATGGGGCCTGGCGCCAACATTGGCGATCGCTGCGCCATCTTTGAGGCCACCCACGGCACGGCCCCGCGGCACGCCGGGCGCGATCGCGCCAATCCCAGCTCGCTGATTCTCTCAGGGGCCATGATGCTGGAGTTTTTGGGCTGGCAGGAGGCCGCTAATGCCATCCATCGCGGCGTGGGCAGCGCCATTGCCGCCCGCGAGGTCACCTACGATTTGGCCCGCCTGATGGAGCCGCCGGTGGAACCGCCGCTGTCGTGCTCGGCGTTTGCCGAGGCGATTGCGGGGCACTTTGAGGCAGGGAACGGCTAG
- the psaA gene encoding photosystem I core protein PsaA, whose product MTNSPPEQEEKVRVQVDKDPVPTSTEKFAKPGWFDRSLSKGPKTTTWIWNLHANVHDFDTQGNLEEVSRKIFSAHFGHLAVIFIWLSGMYFHGARFSNYEAWLSDPTNIDPSAQVVWPVVGQDILNADVGGGFQGIQITSGFFYLWRAAGFTDTFQLYCTAIGALVMAALMLFAGWFHYHKRAPKLEWFQNVESMLNHHLAGLLGLGSLSWAGHQIHVALPVNKMLNSGVPADEIPLPHKFLFDNERMAELFPSFEQGLRPFFTLNWGEYADFLTFKGGLNPQTGGLWLTDTAHHHLAIAVLFIIAGHMYRTNWGIGHSIKQILESHKGPLTGEGHKGLYETLTQSWHAQLAINLAMLGSVTVIVAQHMYAMPPYPYMATDYATQLSLFTHHMWIGAFLIVGAAAHGAIFMTRDYDPANHVNNVLDRVLRHRDAIISHLNWVCVFLGFHSFGLYVHNDTMRALGRPQDLFSDSAIQLQPVFAQWIQNLHTAAPGGTAPTATEPASVAFGGGVVEVGGKVAMMPIELGTADFMVHHIHAFTIHVTVLILLKGVLFARNSRLIPDKSELGFRFPCDGPGRGGTCQVSGWDHVFLGLFWMYNALSIVIFHFSWKMQSDVWGTVAQDGSVSHITSGNFASGAITINGWLRDFLWAQSTEVINSYGSALSAYGLLFLGAHFVWAFSLMFLFSGRGYWQELIESIVWAHNKLKVAPAIQPRGLSIIQGRAVGVAHYLLGGIVTTWAFFLARILAQG is encoded by the coding sequence ATGACTAACAGTCCTCCCGAGCAAGAGGAAAAAGTCAGGGTACAAGTCGATAAAGACCCGGTTCCAACTTCAACCGAGAAGTTCGCCAAACCGGGTTGGTTCGACCGGTCCCTGTCCAAGGGTCCCAAAACCACCACCTGGATTTGGAACCTGCACGCAAACGTTCACGATTTCGACACCCAAGGCAATCTGGAAGAAGTTTCGCGCAAAATCTTTAGCGCTCACTTCGGTCACCTGGCGGTGATCTTCATTTGGCTGAGCGGCATGTACTTCCATGGCGCTCGCTTTTCCAATTACGAAGCTTGGTTGAGCGATCCCACCAACATCGATCCCAGCGCACAAGTGGTCTGGCCCGTGGTGGGGCAAGACATCCTCAACGCCGATGTTGGCGGTGGCTTCCAAGGCATCCAGATCACCTCTGGCTTCTTTTACTTGTGGCGGGCCGCTGGCTTCACTGACACCTTCCAGCTCTACTGCACGGCCATCGGCGCGCTCGTCATGGCCGCGCTGATGCTGTTTGCCGGCTGGTTCCACTACCACAAGCGGGCTCCCAAGCTGGAATGGTTCCAGAACGTGGAGTCGATGCTGAACCACCACCTCGCCGGGCTGCTCGGCCTGGGGTCGCTGAGTTGGGCAGGCCACCAAATCCATGTGGCCCTGCCGGTCAACAAAATGCTGAACTCGGGCGTACCGGCCGATGAGATTCCGCTGCCGCACAAGTTCTTGTTCGATAACGAGCGGATGGCGGAGTTGTTCCCCAGCTTCGAGCAGGGGCTGCGACCCTTCTTTACCCTCAATTGGGGCGAGTACGCCGACTTTTTGACCTTCAAAGGCGGCCTCAATCCCCAAACGGGGGGACTGTGGCTGACCGATACCGCTCACCACCACCTGGCGATCGCGGTCCTGTTCATCATTGCGGGCCACATGTACCGCACCAACTGGGGCATCGGTCACAGCATCAAGCAAATTCTGGAGTCCCACAAAGGCCCCCTGACCGGGGAAGGCCACAAGGGCCTCTACGAAACGCTGACCCAGTCCTGGCACGCCCAGCTGGCCATCAACCTGGCCATGTTGGGCTCGGTGACTGTGATCGTGGCTCAGCACATGTACGCCATGCCCCCCTATCCCTACATGGCGACCGATTACGCCACGCAGCTATCGCTGTTTACCCACCACATGTGGATTGGTGCCTTTTTGATCGTGGGGGCAGCCGCGCACGGCGCCATCTTCATGACGCGGGACTACGACCCTGCCAATCACGTCAATAACGTGCTTGATCGCGTCCTGCGCCACCGCGACGCCATCATCTCCCATCTCAACTGGGTCTGCGTCTTTTTGGGCTTCCACAGCTTTGGCCTCTACGTTCACAACGACACCATGCGGGCCCTGGGCCGACCCCAGGACCTGTTCTCGGACTCGGCCATCCAGCTGCAGCCCGTTTTTGCTCAGTGGATCCAAAACCTCCATACAGCGGCACCGGGCGGTACCGCCCCCACCGCAACCGAGCCGGCCAGCGTTGCCTTTGGCGGTGGCGTGGTTGAGGTCGGTGGCAAAGTCGCCATGATGCCCATCGAGCTGGGCACGGCTGACTTTATGGTGCACCACATCCACGCCTTCACCATCCACGTCACCGTCCTGATTCTGCTCAAGGGCGTGCTGTTCGCCCGCAACTCGCGCCTGATTCCGGATAAATCCGAGCTGGGCTTCCGCTTCCCCTGCGACGGCCCCGGCCGCGGCGGGACCTGCCAGGTCTCAGGTTGGGACCACGTCTTTTTGGGACTGTTCTGGATGTACAACGCCCTCTCCATCGTCATCTTTCACTTCAGCTGGAAGATGCAGTCCGATGTTTGGGGCACGGTGGCCCAGGACGGCTCGGTGTCTCACATCACCTCGGGCAACTTTGCCAGCGGGGCCATCACCATCAACGGCTGGTTGCGCGACTTTCTCTGGGCGCAATCCACCGAGGTGATCAACTCTTACGGCTCGGCCCTGTCTGCTTACGGGCTGCTGTTTCTGGGCGCCCACTTTGTCTGGGCCTTCAGCTTGATGTTCCTGTTCAGCGGCCGCGGCTACTGGCAGGAGCTAATCGAGTCCATCGTTTGGGCCCACAACAAGCTCAAGGTGGCGCCCGCCATCCAGCCCCGCGGCCTCAGCATCATTCAGGGGCGCGCTGTGGGTGTCGCCCACTACCTGCTGGGTGGCATCGTGACGACGTGGGCGTTCTTCCTCGCCCGCATCCTGGCGCAGGGATAG